A stretch of DNA from Methanomassiliicoccales archaeon:
CCGACGGAACGATTCGTCGGCACTTCGCAAAGGGCGTCCCAGAAGCGTCTGCCGGAGGAACGGTGGGGTTAAATATCCGGGTGTCATTATTCCTTCTTAGTTGGATGATACATCCAACTCTAAAGGTGGAAAGTTCATGAAGTTCATGAAGTTCTTGGCAGTAACGTTCCTCGGCATGCTGGTGCTAGCGAGCATGGCAGTGCCGGTGACAGCAGCGGACAGCGAGAGATGCGCCGTCCAGATCGACTTCGGTAACGGGCAGGTCAAGTGGGTGGACGTCACCGTCACGCCCGGGATGACCGCCTTCAATGCTACCCAAGTGGCCGTCCAGCAGCTGGGGCTGACCTTCGTGGCCCCCGGCGGCTTCGTGAGCAGCATCGGCGGGTTCTCCGGCAGCTGGCCGAACGAGGTCTGGAGCTTCTGGACCTGGAACTCGACCAACGAGCGCTGGGACATGCCCTGGGTGGGCGCGGCCGACGTCGCCGCCAACAGCACCAGCGCCATCGCCTGGAGCTACGCGGCCTGGGTCGACACCGTCAGTTTCATACCCCCGCACGCGCCCCTGGCCACCCCTGAGCACCGTTACCCCTGGGCCAGCTTCCGTCACGATGCCATGAACACCGGCGGTCAGGTTGTCTACACACCCAACAACCTGACTGCCGCTTGGAGCAAGGACCTGGGCAACGGCGCCATCGACACGGCCATCGTGGCGGCCAACGGGTTTGAGTACGTCGTCACCGGCGGCGTGCTCAACCTGACCACTTACGGCTACGACACCAACTCCAGCGTCTTCTGCCTGAACGCCACCGGCGGTCAGGTCTGGAGGGCGGACATCGGCGTGGGCTACCAGATCGGGGCCCCACTCCTTTTTGGTGGCATGGTGGTAGTGCCATCCGCTAACGGCAAGGTGTACGCCTTCAGCGCGAGCAATGGCGCTTCCCTGTGGACCTTCGACACCGGCTCGGGCATGACCTACGGGGTCACTTCGTCACCGACCGTCTACCGGAACCACATCATATTCGGCACCGGCAACGGAAAAGTGTTCTCCCTGTACGAGAACGGCACCCAGGCCTGGAACGTGACCGTCGCGTCCGGCATCTACACCTCTTCCCCGGCCGTGCGCAACGGCACAATCTACATCGGCGCGGAGAACGGCAGACTGTACGCGTTGGCCTCCAACGGCACCGGAGTGATCTGGTCCGTGCCCATCGGCGGCAAGGTCAGGGGCTCGCCCATCCTTCTCCAGGACCAGATCGTGGTCACCTACGTCAACTACACGGACAGCTCCGCCTCCGGCGGAGGACTGGCCGCTATCAGCTATTCCGGAGAAGTGCAATGGCAGGTTTCCACCGGGGTCACCCCGGCCTCGGCCGTGCTGACCAAGAGGGGCATCGCCTCCATCACTCCCACCGCGGTGAAGATGGTCGGATTCGACGGACAGCTGCTCTGGAGCCTCTCCTTGGGCACCAACTTCGCCGGAGCGGCGCCCACCAGCGTGAACGGCACGATATTCCTGGTGACGAACGAAGCTACCAGCAGGCTGTTGGCCATCAGCGACATGGGCGAGCTGTACTCCACCAAGGCCCTGTACCCGCCCAATTACGCTCTAAGCGCGCCCACGGTGGCGGACGGCAAGTTGTACGTCGCCTGCGACAACGGCGTCGTGTACGCCTTCAACCTGAACAGCGTGGCGCCCTCGGTGAGCCACTCCTACTCCGCGAACGGCATGATCGGCCACTTCGTGGCGCAGGAGATCAACGGAACCCTCTTCCACTACAACTGGAACTTCGGGGACGGCAACACCAGCACGGCACCGGTGGCCAACCACACCTATGCGCACGCGGGCACCTACAACGCGGTCCTGACCGTCACCAACCTGGCCGGGGCCTCGGTGAGCTACCCGTTCACCGTGACCATCACCGCCCCGCCGACCCCCGCCCCCGCGGATGACACGACCCTGATAATCGGCATCGTGGTCGTGATCATGGTGGTCGCCGCCTTGGCCGTTTTGATAATGCGCAGGAGGAAGTAGAAGCAACATGAAGCTCAGCTCGAAGGACGTCGTGCTGGTGGCCGTGGCGGCCGTGGTCATCCTGGTGATAGCCCTCTTCGGCTTCCCCAACACCGGGAGCACCGGCGAGACCGTCACCACCACCATCAGCATCCAGTTCTTCGACGCCCCCGCGCCCATCCACCCCGGCAACCTCACCACCTGGGCCTTGGTCGGGGGCGAATGGCACATGACGAGCGCGAGCAACGGCGGCAGCACCACCTGGGTGTTCAAGAACGTCACCAGCAAGTCGAGCTGCTACGAACAGCTGCTGGAGGCGGGCAGGATCGCCCCGTTCCACATCGATTCCAGGAACGAATCCCTGGGGATATTCGTGACCGCCATCGCCGGAGAGTTCAACCAGGAGGGCGGGGGCCCCGGTTGGCAGTATTACGTGAACGGCGTGTACGCCAACCGCGCCTGCAGCATAATCACCATCGATAATGGAGATCAGGTGGCCTGGAAATACCAGACGAACCAGATACCGGGTTGAGGGCAATGTTCTCCCCCTATCAGGACAAGGACTCGCGCATCCACCGCCTGGATGCCCGTCCGAAGATGGTGTTCGTGCTGGCCCTTTTCCTGCTTTCCATCTTGATATCCAGTATCTTCTACCTCGCGGTCCTCTTCGCCTTCGTGATGTGCGTGGTGGTGGCGGGCAAGGTGCTCAAGGCCACGCTCAGCATACTGCGCTACACCATCTTCGTGGCCATCTTCCTCTTCCCCTTCAGCATCCTGTTCGGGTCGGGAAGCCACGTGCTGTTCAGCATCGGTCCCGTGCAGGTGAAGGAGGAGGCCATCCTCTTCGCGGTCAGCATGACCTTCCGCCTGTTCCTCGCGGTCAGCGCCTTCGCCATCCTGACCTTCACCGTGCATCCGGACCAATCGCTGAGGATCATGTCCAAGTTCGGTTTCAAGTCCATGACCGGTCTCTCGATCGCCACCCGCATGTACCCCACCATCGCCGCCGACTCCGGCAACATCGAGGACGCCATGAAAGCCCGGGGGGTGGAGTTCGACCAGGGCAACATCATTCAGAAGGCCAAGGTCCGGGCGCCAGTGATGATGCCCCTGCTCCTCAACTCCATGGACCGCTCCATGGAGATCGCGGAGGCCATGGAGGCCCGCGGCTTCGGGGCCGGGGTCCGCACCCATTACTTCGACACCCCGCTGAGCACCCGGGACAAGGCCATGATCGCCCTGTTCCTCGCCGCCATTCCTTTCGGGGTAGCGATGTTCATCCTGGGCTACGGGAGCGCGGACTACATGGGAGGCTCGCGCTTCGTCGTGCAGACGGTCGACCTGCTGGTGGTTTCCATCGAGGTCCTGTTCTTCGCCCCCATTCTGATCGGAGGGCCGAGATGATCAAGCTGGACCACTTCTCCTTCACCTATGGCGGGGCGCCAAGGCCCGTCCTCCACGACATCAGCCTGGAGATCAAGGAGGGCGAGTTCGTGCTCATCGTGGGCCACTCCGGCTCCGGCAAATCCACCCTGTGCCGGGCGATGAACAGCCTCGTCCCTCATTTCTACGGCGGCAGCATCTCTGGCCGGGTGACGGTGGATGGAAAGGACACCCGCACCACCCCTCCCGCCCAATTGGCCAGGACCATCGGCATGGTGTTCCAGGACCCGGAGAACCAGCTGGTCATGACCAATGTGGAGAACGAGATGGCCTTCGGCATGGAGAACCTGGCCTTTCCCAA
This window harbors:
- a CDS encoding PQQ-binding-like beta-propeller repeat protein, with protein sequence MKFMKFLAVTFLGMLVLASMAVPVTAADSERCAVQIDFGNGQVKWVDVTVTPGMTAFNATQVAVQQLGLTFVAPGGFVSSIGGFSGSWPNEVWSFWTWNSTNERWDMPWVGAADVAANSTSAIAWSYAAWVDTVSFIPPHAPLATPEHRYPWASFRHDAMNTGGQVVYTPNNLTAAWSKDLGNGAIDTAIVAANGFEYVVTGGVLNLTTYGYDTNSSVFCLNATGGQVWRADIGVGYQIGAPLLFGGMVVVPSANGKVYAFSASNGASLWTFDTGSGMTYGVTSSPTVYRNHIIFGTGNGKVFSLYENGTQAWNVTVASGIYTSSPAVRNGTIYIGAENGRLYALASNGTGVIWSVPIGGKVRGSPILLQDQIVVTYVNYTDSSASGGGLAAISYSGEVQWQVSTGVTPASAVLTKRGIASITPTAVKMVGFDGQLLWSLSLGTNFAGAAPTSVNGTIFLVTNEATSRLLAISDMGELYSTKALYPPNYALSAPTVADGKLYVACDNGVVYAFNLNSVAPSVSHSYSANGMIGHFVAQEINGTLFHYNWNFGDGNTSTAPVANHTYAHAGTYNAVLTVTNLAGASVSYPFTVTITAPPTPAPADDTTLIIGIVVVIMVVAALAVLIMRRRK
- a CDS encoding DUF4430 domain-containing protein, whose translation is MKLSSKDVVLVAVAAVVILVIALFGFPNTGSTGETVTTTISIQFFDAPAPIHPGNLTTWALVGGEWHMTSASNGGSTTWVFKNVTSKSSCYEQLLEAGRIAPFHIDSRNESLGIFVTAIAGEFNQEGGGPGWQYYVNGVYANRACSIITIDNGDQVAWKYQTNQIPG
- a CDS encoding energy-coupling factor transporter transmembrane component T, with amino-acid sequence MFSPYQDKDSRIHRLDARPKMVFVLALFLLSILISSIFYLAVLFAFVMCVVVAGKVLKATLSILRYTIFVAIFLFPFSILFGSGSHVLFSIGPVQVKEEAILFAVSMTFRLFLAVSAFAILTFTVHPDQSLRIMSKFGFKSMTGLSIATRMYPTIAADSGNIEDAMKARGVEFDQGNIIQKAKVRAPVMMPLLLNSMDRSMEIAEAMEARGFGAGVRTHYFDTPLSTRDKAMIALFLAAIPFGVAMFILGYGSADYMGGSRFVVQTVDLLVVSIEVLFFAPILIGGPR